The Coprothermobacter sp. genome has a segment encoding these proteins:
- a CDS encoding IMP dehydrogenase: MDDKFAREGLTFDDVLLIPGKSDVLPHDVDLSTQLTRSIHLNIPIVSAAMDTVTESTMAVAMALEGGIGFIHKNMSIERQAAEVTTVKSICIHTPSSIAHLDPRQTVLEAHDLLERFNVFALPLMEGHRLVGLVTPSDLAFEEPSTLLSQLLHVSSKIAIPPGLDAPGLSTHLAKWGIHELALADTDGQLAGFATIDEMTRTLACPEVVTDDRGRLLVGAAVGVATDLLARARSLVEAGADLLVLDSAHGHSLGIVRAVALLKQTFPAVPILAGNVATPEAVRDLVIAGADAVKVGIGPGSICTTRIVAGVGMPQITAIYECAQEAQRHDVPIVADGGIRYSGDIAKALAAGGNTVMLGGLLAATAESPGDVVTAGNKQYKTYRGMGSLGAMEQGSSDRYFQETRFKLVPEGIEGRVPLRGSVHDVLYQLLGGLRAGMGYCGTPTIDLLRSESRFVRITGAGLRESHPHDVDMTNESPNYCAE, encoded by the coding sequence ATGGATGACAAGTTCGCACGAGAGGGTCTGACCTTCGATGATGTCCTGCTGATTCCCGGAAAATCGGACGTCCTGCCGCACGACGTCGACCTAAGCACGCAGCTTACGCGCTCAATCCACCTGAACATCCCAATCGTCAGCGCTGCCATGGACACCGTCACCGAATCCACAATGGCAGTGGCAATGGCATTGGAAGGCGGCATCGGCTTCATCCACAAGAACATGTCCATCGAACGCCAGGCGGCAGAAGTCACCACGGTCAAGTCGATCTGCATACACACACCTTCCTCCATAGCTCACCTCGATCCACGGCAGACTGTTCTCGAAGCGCACGATCTGCTCGAGCGGTTCAACGTTTTCGCACTGCCACTCATGGAAGGGCACCGTCTGGTCGGCCTCGTCACTCCCTCAGATCTTGCCTTTGAAGAGCCATCGACTCTTCTCTCGCAGCTCCTTCACGTGAGCTCGAAGATCGCAATCCCACCAGGCCTGGATGCGCCCGGCCTCTCCACGCATCTTGCCAAGTGGGGGATACATGAACTTGCCTTGGCCGATACGGATGGACAATTGGCCGGTTTTGCGACAATCGACGAGATGACGCGAACACTGGCATGTCCCGAGGTTGTGACCGACGACAGGGGCAGACTGCTTGTGGGGGCTGCAGTCGGCGTGGCAACCGACTTGCTCGCTCGAGCCCGATCACTCGTCGAAGCAGGTGCTGACCTGCTGGTGCTCGACAGTGCTCACGGCCATTCTCTCGGCATCGTCAGAGCCGTAGCGCTCCTCAAACAAACATTCCCCGCCGTCCCCATCCTGGCGGGCAACGTGGCGACACCGGAAGCTGTCCGCGACCTGGTCATCGCCGGAGCCGATGCGGTGAAGGTCGGCATAGGGCCGGGCTCGATCTGTACGACCCGTATCGTAGCAGGAGTCGGCATGCCCCAGATAACCGCCATCTACGAATGCGCCCAGGAAGCCCAGCGTCATGATGTCCCCATCGTCGCCGATGGAGGCATCCGGTACTCCGGCGACATAGCAAAGGCCCTTGCGGCCGGAGGAAACACGGTCATGCTGGGCGGTCTTCTCGCCGCCACGGCTGAAAGCCCGGGCGACGTCGTCACGGCAGGGAACAAGCAGTACAAGACCTATCGTGGCATGGGATCGCTTGGCGCAATGGAGCAGGGAAGCAGCGACCGGTACTTTCAGGAGACCCGGTTCAAGCTGGTGCCTGAGGGTATCGAGGGCCGTGTTCCCCTGAGGGGATCGGTTCACGACGTCCTGTATCAGTTGCTGGGCGGTCTTCGAGCGGGCATGGGCTATTGCGGCACACCAACAATCGACCTTCTGCGAAGTGAATCCCGCTTTGTCCGAATCACAGGGGCAGGGCTGCGCGAGTCTCATCCCCATGACGTCGACATGACGAACGAAAGCCCCAACTACTGCGCAGAATGA
- a CDS encoding ATP-dependent DNA helicase PcrA: MPLDFKGDLNPRQLKAVEECTGPCLVLAGAGSGKTRVITYKLAYLIAKRGIAPSHIMAVTFTNKAAGEMRSRVDALVGTDLSRKGLWIGTFHSLCGRILREQIEKLGLGYTNRFVIIDEDDRTRLVRQVLKELNMDPKTYEPQKIVYRISDAKSNLVGPEELSDYGYSYIEKATATVYRLYQKRLQQGNLLDFDDLIALVIRLFDECPEVEEHYSSKFEHVLVDEYQDVNKMQYELVKRLSKMHGNVTVVGDDDQSIYAFRGANSKLILGFEKDYPGTTVVKLEQNYRSTQSILDAANSLVARNRTRFAKKLWTNNGTGTPVHLFEALTPEEEAGFVASSIDVLVRGGADPRDMAVIYRMNSQSRAIEEALLASNIPYQIVGGLKFYERQEVKDVLAYLRLGFNPSDNLAFERAVSRPSRGFGDKSLSELKQLAAEHGTSWFMALPDWVGQAKSGKARDRLEAFVDLIVHVGAASESAISAANFVFASSGLLEQYSDAGEEADFELQSRRENLGEFMRTVDEFDRMSEDHSLGAYLSQVALVQDQDSMKSGTGRGVLLITAHSAKGLEFGEVFVVGAEEGVFPHRRALDSSADIEEERRLFYVACTRARKELSITYCTQRTSYYGSGFQEASRFIKEMELTSEKVAGVSSRERPELIEGNTVMHNIFGVGKVLEVFYDGNDQFVVIDFKKVGIKKLAAQYAQLKKV; encoded by the coding sequence ATGCCCCTGGATTTCAAGGGGGACCTTAACCCGCGGCAGCTGAAGGCCGTAGAGGAATGTACGGGCCCCTGCTTGGTGCTTGCGGGAGCGGGATCGGGCAAGACTAGGGTCATCACGTACAAGCTCGCGTATCTCATTGCCAAGCGTGGCATTGCCCCATCGCACATCATGGCTGTTACGTTCACCAACAAGGCAGCAGGCGAGATGCGCTCGCGCGTCGACGCACTCGTTGGGACTGACCTTTCCCGCAAGGGACTGTGGATAGGTACGTTTCACTCCTTGTGCGGTCGTATCCTGAGAGAGCAGATCGAGAAGCTTGGGCTGGGCTATACGAACAGGTTCGTCATCATCGACGAAGATGACCGCACGCGTCTCGTACGACAGGTCCTCAAGGAGTTGAACATGGACCCGAAGACCTACGAGCCACAGAAGATCGTGTATCGCATTTCCGACGCGAAGTCGAATCTTGTTGGTCCCGAAGAGCTCTCTGATTATGGCTACAGCTACATCGAGAAGGCGACGGCGACGGTTTACAGACTCTATCAGAAGCGCCTCCAGCAAGGGAATCTGCTGGATTTCGACGACCTCATCGCGCTGGTCATCCGTTTATTTGATGAGTGTCCGGAGGTCGAGGAGCACTACAGCTCGAAGTTCGAACATGTCCTGGTGGACGAGTACCAGGACGTGAACAAGATGCAGTACGAACTGGTCAAACGGCTTTCGAAGATGCATGGCAACGTCACGGTTGTCGGTGATGACGATCAGAGCATCTATGCGTTCCGCGGAGCAAACAGCAAGCTTATTCTTGGGTTCGAGAAGGACTACCCAGGCACCACCGTGGTCAAGCTTGAGCAGAACTACCGGTCGACGCAGTCCATCCTCGACGCGGCGAACTCCCTCGTGGCACGCAACCGAACACGTTTTGCAAAGAAGCTCTGGACGAACAACGGAACAGGTACCCCCGTGCATCTGTTCGAAGCTTTGACGCCGGAGGAAGAAGCCGGTTTCGTCGCCTCGAGCATCGACGTCCTGGTCCGGGGCGGTGCAGATCCTCGAGATATGGCGGTCATTTACAGGATGAACAGCCAGTCTCGTGCCATTGAGGAAGCACTGCTCGCATCGAACATCCCCTATCAGATTGTCGGCGGGTTGAAATTCTACGAACGGCAGGAGGTGAAGGACGTTCTCGCGTATCTCCGGCTTGGTTTCAACCCAAGCGATAACCTTGCGTTTGAGCGGGCTGTGAGTCGGCCTTCCCGGGGGTTCGGCGACAAGAGCCTGTCCGAGTTGAAGCAGCTGGCGGCAGAGCATGGCACGTCATGGTTCATGGCATTGCCCGACTGGGTCGGACAGGCCAAGAGCGGGAAGGCCAGGGATAGGCTCGAGGCATTCGTCGATCTCATTGTGCACGTCGGCGCGGCGAGCGAGTCGGCGATCAGTGCAGCCAACTTCGTGTTTGCCTCGTCGGGACTTCTCGAGCAGTACAGCGACGCAGGAGAGGAAGCCGACTTTGAATTGCAGTCGAGACGTGAGAATCTCGGGGAGTTCATGCGCACGGTCGATGAGTTCGACCGGATGAGCGAGGACCACTCGCTGGGAGCCTATTTGTCGCAGGTGGCGCTGGTCCAGGACCAGGACAGCATGAAGTCGGGCACGGGAAGAGGTGTCTTGCTCATTACAGCACACTCAGCCAAAGGTCTCGAATTCGGCGAGGTGTTCGTCGTCGGTGCCGAGGAAGGAGTCTTTCCTCACCGCCGGGCATTGGACAGCAGCGCCGACATCGAAGAAGAGCGACGGCTGTTCTACGTGGCGTGCACACGCGCGCGCAAGGAACTCTCGATAACATACTGCACACAGCGCACCAGCTACTACGGCTCGGGATTCCAGGAAGCCTCGCGATTCATCAAAGAGATGGAACTGACCAGCGAGAAGGTTGCCGGAGTATCGTCTCGCGAGCGACCCGAGCTCATCGAGGGCAACACGGTCATGCACAACATCTTTGGTGTCGGCAAAGTGCTGGAGGTGTTCTACGATGGCAACGACCAGTTCGTCGTCATCGATTTCAAGAAGGTCGGCATCAAGAAGCTGGCCGCGCAGTATGCCCAGCTGAAGAAAGTGTAA
- a CDS encoding SPFH/Band 7/PHB domain protein — MPFTFNWSIVWWLVGFAVVVLFALRYILIVRQSTAVIVERLGKFSRELKPGLHFLIPILDSVRAVVDLREQAWDYPPQAVITKDNVPTSIDIVLYYYLTDPVKSVYEVRNLNEAILKLTMTSIRNISGSLNLDELLVSRENVNNELTQIVDVATDPWGVKVTRAEIKSVNPPAEILEAMTRQMKAERSKRAVILEAEGFKEAEINKAEGQKQGAILRAEGDRQQRILSAEGEAQALITVANARKQATIAYFQGIHEGGASQDVLALKYMETLEAISANPANKVFLPYESSALMGSLGTIKELFKDASSDTTPPVSTAKGK; from the coding sequence ATGCCATTCACGTTCAACTGGTCCATTGTCTGGTGGCTGGTCGGGTTTGCCGTCGTCGTGCTTTTTGCGTTGCGGTACATCTTGATTGTTCGCCAGAGCACGGCGGTCATCGTCGAGCGCCTCGGGAAATTCAGCCGAGAGCTGAAGCCCGGCCTGCATTTCCTGATCCCGATCCTCGACAGTGTGAGAGCGGTCGTCGACTTGCGCGAGCAGGCGTGGGACTATCCACCCCAGGCTGTCATCACCAAAGACAACGTTCCCACGAGCATCGACATCGTTCTGTACTACTATCTCACCGACCCTGTGAAGTCGGTCTATGAGGTACGCAATCTCAACGAGGCCATCCTCAAGCTCACGATGACGTCTATTCGCAACATCTCGGGCAGTCTGAACCTTGATGAGCTTCTGGTCTCTCGTGAGAATGTCAACAACGAGCTGACCCAGATCGTCGACGTTGCCACGGACCCATGGGGTGTCAAGGTCACGCGTGCGGAAATCAAGTCGGTGAACCCGCCGGCCGAGATCCTCGAGGCCATGACGCGGCAGATGAAGGCGGAGCGCAGCAAACGTGCCGTTATTCTCGAAGCCGAAGGATTCAAGGAAGCCGAGATCAACAAGGCCGAAGGACAGAAACAGGGTGCGATCCTTCGTGCCGAGGGCGATCGGCAGCAGAGAATCCTCAGTGCCGAGGGTGAGGCGCAGGCATTGATCACAGTCGCCAACGCTCGCAAGCAAGCGACGATTGCGTATTTTCAGGGCATTCACGAGGGTGGTGCCTCCCAGGACGTTTTGGCGCTGAAGTACATGGAGACACTCGAAGCCATCAGCGCAAACCCAGCCAACAAGGTGTTCCTGCCGTACGAGAGCAGTGCTCTCATGGGGAGTCTCGGTACCATCAAGGAACTCTTCAAGGACGCTTCTTCAGATACTACTCCGCCGGTTTCGACGGCGAAGGGCAAGTAG
- a CDS encoding ABC transporter substrate-binding protein, producing MRKALSLVLIAVFLVSFFGGLAVVPSAKAVAQEVTYNLGTEPAAIDPAITTGIPEANIELQVFDGLTRIDNKNMPQPAIAKSWTISKDQKTYLFTLRDAYWTNGTPVTAYDFEYAWKRALSPEIASEYAYQLYYVYGGEAFNRSIKVGSKYYVQAVDAKGNPLTKKEGDKEVAVPDMKKEIDPSKNVGVRALNAKTLKVYLQSPAVYFLNLTAFPTLMPVCKAVVSKNDKWAADVKTYVTNGPFKLIEWSHNEKMVFVKNPMYWDKDKVKLTKITYYLVEDESTALAMFQSGQLDAARDVPITELPKLVASGEAQILPYLGTYYYLVNVTKKPFNDVRVRKALLLAINRAGITKSITQGGEVPALGYVPYGIADALPGSDFRTAAQEKFYTDNDIATAKALLAAAGYPNGKGFPAFTILYNTSNRHKSIAEAIQQMWKKNLGITCTLKNEEWGVYMDDRAHLNYSVCRAGWIGDYMDPNTFLDMWVTGGGNNDTGWSNRAYDALIAKAKATLDPKARMAALHAAEKILMTDMPILPIYYYTNPVLLSKSIKNFYQSALGFIDWKNAYMG from the coding sequence ATGAGGAAAGCACTGTCACTTGTCTTGATAGCGGTATTCCTGGTCTCATTCTTTGGCGGATTGGCGGTCGTACCGTCAGCAAAGGCAGTTGCTCAGGAGGTAACGTATAACCTGGGGACTGAGCCCGCTGCGATCGATCCAGCCATCACAACTGGCATTCCAGAAGCCAACATCGAACTGCAGGTCTTCGATGGGCTGACGCGTATCGACAACAAGAATATGCCGCAGCCAGCGATCGCAAAGAGCTGGACGATCTCCAAGGATCAGAAGACGTATCTGTTTACGCTTCGCGATGCGTACTGGACGAACGGGACGCCTGTCACGGCGTATGACTTTGAGTATGCCTGGAAGCGCGCGCTCAGCCCGGAGATCGCTTCCGAATATGCCTACCAGCTCTACTACGTGTATGGCGGTGAAGCGTTCAACAGGTCCATCAAGGTCGGCAGCAAGTACTATGTCCAGGCTGTCGACGCCAAGGGCAATCCCCTGACGAAGAAAGAAGGGGACAAGGAAGTCGCCGTTCCGGACATGAAGAAAGAGATCGACCCCAGCAAGAACGTGGGCGTCAGGGCACTCAATGCAAAGACGCTCAAGGTCTATCTCCAGTCGCCCGCCGTCTACTTCCTCAACTTGACAGCGTTCCCTACGCTGATGCCTGTCTGCAAGGCTGTTGTCAGCAAGAATGACAAATGGGCCGCCGATGTCAAGACATACGTGACCAACGGTCCATTCAAGCTCATCGAGTGGTCACACAATGAGAAGATGGTCTTTGTCAAGAACCCGATGTACTGGGACAAGGACAAGGTCAAGCTCACCAAGATCACGTACTACTTGGTCGAAGATGAGTCGACTGCGCTTGCGATGTTCCAGAGCGGTCAGCTGGACGCCGCGCGCGACGTACCCATCACAGAGCTGCCCAAGCTGGTCGCCTCAGGCGAGGCACAAATCCTTCCTTACCTTGGAACATACTACTACCTGGTCAATGTCACCAAGAAGCCGTTCAACGATGTGCGCGTTCGCAAGGCCCTACTCCTGGCGATCAACCGCGCAGGCATCACTAAGTCCATCACTCAGGGCGGAGAGGTTCCCGCGCTGGGGTATGTTCCCTACGGCATTGCAGATGCGCTTCCTGGCAGCGATTTCCGTACGGCAGCCCAGGAGAAATTCTATACGGACAACGATATCGCTACGGCAAAGGCACTACTTGCTGCGGCCGGCTATCCGAATGGCAAGGGGTTCCCTGCCTTCACCATACTGTACAACACCTCCAACCGGCACAAATCCATTGCCGAGGCGATCCAGCAGATGTGGAAGAAGAACCTGGGTATCACCTGCACCCTCAAGAACGAGGAGTGGGGCGTCTACATGGATGACCGGGCGCACCTCAACTACAGTGTCTGCCGTGCGGGCTGGATCGGTGACTACATGGACCCCAACACGTTCCTGGACATGTGGGTAACGGGTGGCGGAAACAACGACACTGGCTGGAGCAACAGGGCTTACGATGCTCTCATCGCAAAGGCCAAGGCGACTCTCGACCCGAAGGCGCGCATGGCGGCACTGCATGCCGCGGAGAAGATCCTCATGACAGACATGCCCATCCTTCCGATCTACTACTACACGAACCCCGTGCTGCTGAGCAAGAGCATCAAGAACTTCTATCAGTCGGCGCTGGGGTTTATCGACTGGAAAAACGCCTACATGGGGTAG
- a CDS encoding peptide ABC transporter permease produces the protein MLKFILRRVLSMILVVLIVASATFFMMRLLPSGPFAREKKLPPEIVKNLEERYHLDDPVWKQYVDYIKNLLRGDLGPSFKYRNRTVNNIINDGFPVSAALGAVAVSLAIVIGIPLGIWGALRQNGWQDNLVMFVALLGVSVPNFIMAVLLMLIFALGLHVVPAAGWGSARQIILPAFTLAGYPIAFIARLVRSSMLEVLRQEYITTARAKGLSERLVIFRHALRNILIPVVTVLGPLIAAVFTGSFVVEKIFAIPGLGRYYVTSINDRDYTTILGVTIFYSALLVVMNFLVDLTYAWLDPRIRYVERKVS, from the coding sequence ATGCTGAAGTTCATTCTGCGGCGCGTGCTCTCGATGATTCTGGTCGTCCTTATTGTCGCATCCGCTACCTTCTTCATGATGCGCTTGCTTCCATCGGGGCCCTTCGCCCGCGAGAAGAAGCTGCCACCTGAGATCGTCAAAAACCTCGAGGAACGATATCACTTGGACGATCCAGTCTGGAAGCAGTATGTCGACTACATCAAGAACCTTCTGCGGGGGGACCTCGGTCCCAGTTTCAAGTACAGGAACCGCACGGTCAACAACATCATCAACGATGGATTTCCTGTGTCGGCCGCGTTGGGAGCGGTGGCGGTGTCTCTCGCCATCGTCATCGGCATCCCGCTGGGCATCTGGGGTGCACTCAGGCAGAATGGCTGGCAGGACAACCTTGTGATGTTCGTTGCTCTCCTGGGCGTGTCCGTCCCTAACTTCATCATGGCGGTCTTACTCATGCTCATCTTTGCCTTGGGGTTGCACGTCGTACCCGCCGCTGGCTGGGGTTCCGCTAGACAGATCATCCTTCCCGCCTTTACGCTGGCGGGGTATCCGATAGCATTCATCGCACGTCTTGTGCGCTCGTCCATGCTCGAGGTCCTGCGCCAGGAATACATCACGACGGCACGGGCAAAAGGACTCTCCGAGCGTCTCGTGATTTTCCGGCATGCACTGCGCAACATCCTCATTCCAGTCGTTACGGTGCTGGGGCCTCTTATCGCGGCGGTGTTCACAGGGAGTTTCGTTGTCGAGAAGATCTTTGCAATCCCGGGTTTGGGCCGCTACTACGTCACCAGTATCAATGACCGCGACTACACGACCATCCTGGGCGTGACCATTTTTTACAGCGCCCTGCTGGTAGTCATGAACTTCCTGGTAGACCTGACGTATGCCTGGCTTGATCCACGCATCCGCTACGTCGAAAGGAAGGTGTCGTGA
- a CDS encoding diguanylate cyclase yields MAAQTAWQFKDGVAPDAGSFIPASKDSAELQQIAGRSTTYWSDAIRRIRRNKLAVVGFWIIIALLVVAVVGPIVSPYSYEDQDLENTFQSPTLRHPFGTDQLGRDQLTRVMYGSRISLAVGIVCATLNFLIGVTYGGIAAYFGGRVDEIMMRIVDILYGIPTLIIVILLTVLFKDRGVNPLINVFIAIGLTYWLPMARIVRGEILSLKEREFALAAKTIGAPNNRILFRHLIPNAMGPIIVTVTLQIPSAIFTEAFLSYIGLGVSAPVASWGVLASDGTQAIRSYPYLVLFPALAISLTMFAFNFLGDGLRDALDPRLRQ; encoded by the coding sequence ATGGCTGCGCAGACTGCATGGCAATTCAAGGACGGTGTTGCACCTGATGCGGGTTCGTTCATACCTGCCTCCAAGGACTCTGCGGAGTTGCAACAGATTGCTGGACGGTCGACGACGTACTGGAGCGACGCCATACGCCGGATTCGCCGCAACAAGCTGGCCGTTGTAGGCTTCTGGATCATTATCGCCTTGCTCGTCGTCGCTGTCGTCGGACCGATAGTCTCACCATATAGCTATGAAGATCAGGACCTGGAGAACACGTTCCAGTCCCCCACGCTGCGACATCCTTTCGGAACGGACCAGCTGGGACGCGATCAGCTGACGCGTGTCATGTACGGTTCGCGCATCTCGCTTGCGGTAGGCATCGTGTGCGCGACTCTCAACTTTCTCATCGGCGTGACCTATGGGGGTATCGCCGCTTACTTTGGAGGACGGGTCGACGAGATCATGATGCGTATCGTCGATATCCTGTACGGTATACCGACGCTGATCATCGTGATTCTGCTGACGGTGCTGTTCAAGGATAGAGGCGTCAATCCCCTGATCAACGTATTCATTGCCATCGGGCTCACCTACTGGCTACCCATGGCACGCATCGTCCGAGGCGAGATCCTGTCGCTCAAGGAGCGTGAGTTCGCGTTGGCCGCGAAGACCATTGGTGCCCCTAACAACCGTATCCTCTTCAGGCATCTCATCCCCAATGCGATGGGTCCCATCATTGTCACAGTGACGCTGCAGATTCCATCTGCGATCTTCACCGAGGCCTTTCTCAGCTATATAGGGTTGGGTGTCAGCGCGCCGGTGGCCAGCTGGGGCGTTCTTGCCTCGGACGGTACCCAAGCCATCCGTTCATACCCCTACCTTGTGCTGTTTCCAGCACTGGCGATCAGCCTGACGATGTTTGCCTTCAATTTCCTGGGCGACGGCCTGCGCGACGCGCTGGACCCACGCCTGAGACAGTAG
- a CDS encoding peptide ABC transporter ATP-binding protein, with product MNETNVLMRIQGLTTNFHTHAGVVHAVDDMTLTVPRDSVVGIVGESGSGKTVTMMSVMRLIPSPPGRIEGGHVWFDGAALGMPDRMEKDGPDKGMVDLLSLPAEAMMRVRGRHIGMIFQDPMVSLNPVLTIGLQMTESMVVHGLATKEESWKRAVDMLALVGIPNPEERMRDYPHQYSGGMRQRVMIAMALSCGPELVIADEPTTSLDVTVQAQILELMKELKAKLKSSSIIISHDLSIVAGMADKVVVMYAGRMLEEANVYDLYEKPGHPYTIGLMKSVPRLDAEDRERLIPIEGSPPDLLAPPVGCKFAPRCKYAMNICREQEPPLVIVGEGHRARCFLHHPTAPAVPGFVKVE from the coding sequence ATGAATGAAACCAATGTTCTGATGCGCATCCAGGGCCTTACGACCAATTTCCACACCCATGCGGGTGTTGTCCATGCCGTGGACGACATGACCCTGACTGTTCCAAGGGACTCTGTCGTTGGTATTGTGGGCGAGTCCGGTTCCGGCAAGACAGTGACGATGATGTCCGTCATGCGCCTCATCCCAAGCCCTCCCGGCCGGATTGAGGGCGGGCACGTGTGGTTTGATGGTGCAGCGCTGGGAATGCCGGACCGGATGGAGAAGGATGGTCCCGACAAGGGGATGGTCGATCTGCTGAGTCTTCCTGCCGAAGCAATGATGAGAGTACGAGGCCGTCACATCGGCATGATCTTCCAGGACCCGATGGTTTCCCTGAACCCGGTGCTGACCATCGGCCTGCAGATGACGGAGTCCATGGTGGTGCATGGCCTGGCCACGAAGGAGGAGTCCTGGAAGAGGGCCGTCGACATGCTTGCCCTGGTGGGCATTCCCAACCCCGAAGAGCGCATGCGTGACTATCCCCACCAGTACTCGGGAGGTATGCGGCAGCGCGTCATGATTGCCATGGCGCTTTCGTGCGGTCCCGAGCTGGTTATTGCCGACGAACCGACAACATCGCTGGATGTTACGGTTCAGGCCCAGATCCTGGAACTGATGAAGGAGTTGAAAGCGAAACTCAAGTCCAGCAGCATCATCATCAGTCATGACCTTTCCATCGTAGCCGGCATGGCCGACAAGGTTGTTGTCATGTATGCAGGACGCATGCTTGAAGAAGCGAATGTCTACGATCTGTACGAAAAGCCCGGGCATCCGTACACCATCGGACTCATGAAGTCCGTGCCGCGCCTCGACGCCGAGGACAGGGAACGTCTGATCCCTATCGAAGGGAGCCCCCCGGACCTGCTGGCTCCCCCCGTTGGCTGCAAGTTTGCTCCACGCTGCAAGTATGCCATGAACATCTGCCGGGAGCAGGAACCGCCGCTCGTCATCGTAGGAGAAGGGCATCGTGCCCGGTGTTTTCTCCACCATCCGACTGCGCCGGCAGTTCCTGGCTTTGTAAAGGTGGAATAG
- a CDS encoding peptide ABC transporter ATP-binding protein, with protein MDTILKVEHLKKYFAVNVGGPFARHMASLKAVDDVSFEVGRGETVGLVGETGCGKTTVGRTIVGLYAPTAGSITYCGENLCALTREAMRKVRSKLQMIFQDPYASLNPRMTVGNIIEEPMDIFSIGTIAERRERVQELLRTVGLNPEHANRFPHEFSGGQRQRIGIARALAMNPEFIVADEPISALDVSIQAQIVNMLEDLQQNLGLTYLFIAHDLAMVKHISDRVVVLYLGKIVEVDESKDIYKHPLHPYTKALLSAVPIPDPRVEMRRQRIVLKGDLPSPINPPSGCHFRTRCPIAQPLCAEQEPELRDMGSGHVVACHFVD; from the coding sequence ATGGATACCATTCTCAAGGTCGAGCATCTCAAGAAGTATTTTGCGGTCAATGTCGGCGGACCGTTTGCGCGACACATGGCCAGTCTAAAGGCTGTCGACGATGTTTCGTTTGAGGTCGGACGGGGCGAAACGGTAGGACTGGTCGGTGAGACGGGTTGTGGCAAGACGACTGTCGGCAGAACCATTGTGGGTTTGTATGCGCCGACGGCCGGTTCCATTACCTATTGTGGCGAAAACCTGTGCGCCCTGACGCGGGAAGCCATGCGCAAGGTTCGCAGCAAACTGCAGATGATCTTTCAGGACCCCTATGCGTCGCTCAATCCACGGATGACCGTAGGAAACATCATCGAAGAACCGATGGACATCTTCAGTATTGGAACCATTGCCGAACGACGGGAGCGCGTTCAGGAACTGTTGCGCACGGTTGGACTCAATCCGGAACACGCCAACCGGTTTCCACATGAGTTTTCTGGGGGACAGCGTCAGCGGATCGGCATCGCTCGAGCTCTGGCCATGAATCCGGAGTTCATTGTTGCGGACGAACCCATCTCAGCTCTTGATGTCAGTATCCAGGCTCAGATTGTGAATATGCTCGAAGATCTGCAGCAGAACCTGGGACTGACATATCTGTTCATCGCCCATGACCTCGCGATGGTCAAGCATATCAGCGATCGCGTGGTCGTGCTGTACCTGGGCAAGATTGTCGAGGTGGATGAGAGCAAGGATATCTACAAACATCCGTTGCATCCGTATACGAAGGCTTTGCTCTCAGCGGTGCCCATTCCCGATCCGCGGGTTGAGATGCGGCGCCAGCGTATTGTGCTCAAGGGAGACCTTCCCAGTCCTATCAATCCACCGAGCGGGTGCCACTTCCGGACGCGGTGCCCCATTGCACAGCCGCTATGCGCTGAGCAGGAGCCTGAGCTGCGCGACATGGGGTCTGGTCACGTGGTCGCCTGTCACTTCGTGGACTAG